A genomic region of Nerophis lumbriciformis linkage group LG28, RoL_Nlum_v2.1, whole genome shotgun sequence contains the following coding sequences:
- the ppp1r3db gene encoding protein phosphatase 1, regulatory subunit 3Db, with amino-acid sequence MAWRHSNTAAMSGSQLQPISGPGTTTMSKTTAIRLRYVYDPKPQLPKAPVPIRPPSPRPVSAIADSKLSSHSHPPTKTIMRRRAQSLSVPAERRSLPRSPQVRFVDSLGLDLEEVKVFKVKERPLIPQHVMFRLLMSSEMAFGTSLELSLPHFKPCFPENQGTQPDFLERVHAQFVCLDRVTCTDLGITGTVQVLNLDYEKKVDVRYSFTNWRTSADTTASWVSSGSQGDHGGPGTDVFRFRLHVPPFILQPGGLLEFAVRYRVKGSDHWDNNRGRNYKLSCHCYKVTVPRECEDSMLHFT; translated from the coding sequence ATGGCGTGGAGACACAGCAACACAGCTGCAATGAGCGGGAGCCAGCTTCAACCCATCAGCGGGCCCGGCACCACAACCATGTCAAAAACCACCGCCATTAGACTTCGATACGTCTACGATCCCAAACCTCAACTTCCCAAGGCGCCGGTCCCGATCCGCCCTCCGAGCCCGAGACCCGTCTCCGCAATTGCGGACTCCAAGCTCAGCTCGCACAGCCATCCTCCGACTAAAACAATCATGAGGAGACGAGCTCAGTCCCTCTCCGTGCCCGCAGAGAGGAGGAGTCTACCCAGGAGCCCGCAGGTTCGCTTCGTGGACTCGCTGGGCCTGGACCTGGAGGAAGTGAAGGTGTTCAAAGTCAAAGAGCGACCGCTGATACCCCAGCACGTTATGTTCCGACTCCTGATGAGCTCCGAGATGGCCTTCGGGACGTCCCTGGAGCTGTCCCTGCCTCACTTCAAACCCTGTTTCCCCGAGAACCAGGGGACACAACCGGACTTCCTGGAGCGTGTGCACGCGCAGTTTGTGTGTCTGGACCGGGTCACGTGCACGGATCTGGGAATAACCGGCACCGTTCAAGTGCTGAATTTAGACTATGAGAAGAAGGTGGACGTGCGCTACTCTTTTACCAACTGGAGAACGAGCGCCGACACGACCGCATCCTGGGTGTCGAGCGGGTCCCAGGGGGACCACGGCGGTCCAGGGACGGACGTCTTCCGGTTTCGTCTGCACGTGCCGCCTTTCATTTTGCAGCCGGGAGGACTGCTGGAGTTTGCCGTCCGCTACCGTGTGAAAGGCTCCGATCACTGGGACAACAACCGTGGGCGCAATTACAAACTGTCGTGCCACTGCTACAAGGTGACCGTTCCAAGGGAATGTGAGGACAGCATGCTGCATTTCACCTGA